The window TCCACATGATCGGACACCAGCACCCCCTCGCCAACATCTCGGCCGTGATGTCGAGCCATGTCATCGGGATGTACGCCTTTTCCATGGTGACGGGCAAGATCGCCGACGCCTGGGGCCGGGGCCCGCTCATCGCGGTGGGCGCCACCATCCTGATCGCGGCCGGCTTGGGCGCCACCCAATCGGAGACGCTCGGACCGATGAGTCTGGTGCTCTTTCTGCTCGGCCTCGGGTGGAATTTTTGCTATGTGGGCGGCTCGACGCTCCTGTCCGACCGGCTGACTCAGACTGAACGGGCCCGGGTCCAGGGTCTCAACGATTCGCTGTTGACCGGCGCCTCGGCGTTAGGCAGCCTCCTTTCCGGCGTGGCCTTCGGACAGGTCGGCTATCCGTTCATCGGGGTAACGGTGGCCACGGTGGCCTTGATCCCGCTGGCCCTCGGGTGGAAGTTGGCCGTAGCACCCGACCCACTCAACCCGGCGTCCCGATGACCGACCTCCGACTGGCCTCGACGATCCTGTTAGTCCGCGACGCCGTCGCACCCGGCGCCGGGATCGAGGTGTTCATGGAAAAGCGGCACCTCCAGTCCGGCTTCGTCGGCGGTGCCTACGTCTTCCCCGGCGGCCGGGTCGATCCGGAAGATGCGATCGATCCGGCGCGGTGCGCCGGCCTCGATGACGCCACCGCCAACCGCCGACTCGGCCTCACAAGCGGAGGCTTGGCTCATTTCGTGGCCGCCGTCCGGGAGTGCTTCGAGGAGGCCGGCGTCCTACTGGCGTACGACCGAACCGGCGCCATGCTCGATTTCGGCGACCCCGCAGTCGAGGAGCACTTCAAACAGGTCCGCGATCAGCTCAACGCGAAGACCACTACCATTCGGCAAATCGCCGATCAGGACAACCTCCGCCTGGCCACCGATCGGGTTGCCTACTGGTCGCATTGGATCACCCCGATCGGCGAACCTCGCCGGTTCGACACCAGGTTCTTCGTAACCCGGGCGCCGGAGGGACAGATCGCGGCCCACGACGACTGGGAGTTGACGAGTTCTGCGTGGGTGACGCCGGCCACCGCGATCGAGCGGGCGCTCCGGCGCGAGTGGATGATCATCTTCCCGACCCTGGTGAATTTGAAGGCCCTGGCCCAGCATCCAACCGCCGATGCCGCCGTGGCTTGGGCGGCCGCTCAACCGGTGCCGCTCCCGGCTAACCAGCCCAAAGTCCATCGGGGTCGGGTGGTCCTACCGGGCGACGAGGGTTACGAGGTGGCCGAGGAAGACTTGTCCAAGGTCGACCGGAACGCGTTCGAACGAGCCTTCCTCCCATGACCGCGCCGATCGAATACCGATCGGTGGTCCGGCTCTCGCCGCTGGTCCAGCGGCTGACCCAGCACAACCCCGGGCTCTTTACCGGCCCCGGCACCAATACCCACTTGGTCGGGCGGTCGGCGCTCTATGTCCTCGACCCCGGTGAAGACCTCGGCGACGGGCACCTCGACCGAATCGTTCACGCCGTCGCCGGCCGGCCGGTCGCGGCGATCATTCCAAGTCACGGGCATCTCGATCATTGGCCGCTGGCCCCCCGCCTGTCCGCGGCGCTCGGGGCTCCGATCTGGTTTTTCGGAACCCACCCGGGCTTCCGAACCGACCGGTCGCTCGCCGATGGCGAGATTCTCGATGCGGGAGGAGTCCGGTTGGAAGTCCTCTACACGCCGGGCCATTGCAGCGACCACCTATGCTTCGTGATGCCGGAGGAACGGGCTGCGTTTCCCGGCGATCTGGTGATGGGTTGGTCGAGTTCGATCATCGCCCCGCCCGAAGGCAACCTGCCTGACTACCTCCGGTCCCTGGAGCGGCTGCGGGCGGTGCCTGGGCTCGAGGTGCTCTACCCGGCCCACGGCGAGGCGATTACCGCCCCGTACGAGCGGATCAACGCCCTCTACGCCCACCGGCAGGAGCGGACTCGCCAGACTCTGGAAGCGTTAGGCCGTGGGCCGAGCCGGATTGAAGGCCTGGTGGAGCAGGTCTACGCCGGGGTGGATCGGGCGCTCTATCCGGCGGCGGCCCAGTCGCTCCTGGCGCACCTGCTCGCGCTCGAGATGGCTGGCACCGTGGTCCGGTCAGCGCCGGCCACCGGCCAGGCTGACGACGATGTGGTGTGGTACCTGAACCCGTAAGCCGGCCGGCTTATTCGTGAGCGATGGCCGCGATCACCGGAAGGCTCACGGCCCGGCGGGCTGGAAAGGTCCCGAAGATCAGCCCCACGGCGGGCGAGGAGACAATCGCCATTAGCACCGTGCCTACCGATAGCACTGGATAGACCGGAACCTCGACGAAGAACCGGAATCCCGCCGTGACCGCCGCGGCCAAGACGAGGCCCAGCACCAGACCAATCCCGGTGCCCACCACCGCAATCGCCACCGACTCCGCCAAGAACTGCTGCTTGATGTCTCCCCCGCGGGCCCCAACCGCTTTCCGGATCCCGATATCGGCCGGCGCTTTGCATTCGGCCGGAGCCGTCGATTTGGCCCAGGCGGCGGCGGCGTCGGCCAGCAAACCGGCAGTGCGCTTAACTGGGGCCAAGTCGCCCGACTTCATCACGGGCTGATGGCTGAGATGGAGCAACGAGTGGAAGCCGTTCATCTCCCGCCACGGCGTCTCCATCATCGTCATCCCTTTGCCATGCCCCATATCCATCCCCTGGTGCTTGTCGGGCTGCTGGGCCACCAACGCCCCCCCCCACCATGGCGCTGATCACCACCAAGAACTGACGATTCATTTTAGTCGCCCCGCAGATGGACCCCACACCCTCACCGCTCGACAAGTAGTGGCCCCGGACATAACAGTCGGAAGGGTCCGTGAACCGGCCTTCATCGAGCCCCGGCCCGCCTTTCCCGGCGGCTCCAAGGGCACTTGGTCCGGAAGGGACAGCTCAGTAGGTTCTGACAACGATTTCCCGCCACTCAAGAGACCACCCCGATGCCCCCAGATCCGGCCAACCTAATGATCCGTCCGCTCCCGATGTTCCTCGGCTTGGTTCTGACCCTGATGGCGACTCCGGCGGCCACCGCGCAAACGACCCGGTTTCGGATCGAGGAGGCCACCATCGCCGGGGTCCATGCGGCCATCCGCGGTGGGCATCTCACCTGCCGCCGGCTGGTGTCGCACTATCTCGCCCGGATCGAGGCCTACGACAAGCAGGGACCGGCGATCAACTCGCTCATCCTGATCAATCCGGTGGCCCTCGCCGAAGCCGATTCCCTGGACCGGGTCATGGCCCGGCGCGGGCCGCGCGGGCCGCTCCACTGTGTGCCGATGATCGTCAAGGAC is drawn from Gemmatimonadota bacterium and contains these coding sequences:
- a CDS encoding FtsX-like permease family protein, with product MAQQPDKHQGMDMGHGKGMTMMETPWREMNGFHSLLHLSHQPVMKSGDLAPVKRTAGLLADAAAAWAKSTAPAECKAPADIGIRKAVGARGGDIKQQFLAESVAIAVVGTGIGLVLGLVLAAAVTAGFRFFVEVPVYPVLSVGTVLMAIVSSPAVGLIFGTFPARRAVSLPVIAAIAHE
- a CDS encoding MBL fold metallo-hydrolase is translated as MTAPIEYRSVVRLSPLVQRLTQHNPGLFTGPGTNTHLVGRSALYVLDPGEDLGDGHLDRIVHAVAGRPVAAIIPSHGHLDHWPLAPRLSAALGAPIWFFGTHPGFRTDRSLADGEILDAGGVRLEVLYTPGHCSDHLCFVMPEERAAFPGDLVMGWSSSIIAPPEGNLPDYLRSLERLRAVPGLEVLYPAHGEAITAPYERINALYAHRQERTRQTLEALGRGPSRIEGLVEQVYAGVDRALYPAAAQSLLAHLLALEMAGTVVRSAPATGQADDDVVWYLNP